From the genome of Myxococcales bacterium:
AACCGACACCCCGACGTGCGTGTGGCGGCGGTGCAGGCGCTTGCCCCGATGCAGGACGACGGAGCCGCGGGCCTGCTCATCGAGCGCTTGGGCGATGCGGACGCTACGGTGCGAGCCGCGGCCGCCGCCGCGCTCGCGGGCCGCAAAGACGTGCGCGCCGTGCCGCGCCTGTTTCAGCTCGTCAAGAGGAGCGACGTCGGAGCGGCCGTCCCGCTCGGCCTTTTGGCCCCTCTCGACCTGGCACCTCAGGTCGCCGAACTGCGCGGCACCATCGATGACGGCACGTTGTCGAGTGCGCTGGCGGAGTTTCTCAAGCGCTCCGATGCGCCCGACCGGTTGCGCGTGGATCTGGTGCGCACCTTGGGGCGCGTTCCCGGTGCCGAGGCCACCACGGCCCTGGTGGAGTACCTGGCCTCCGTGCCCGAGGGCGAAGCGCGTCCCTCGAAAGAAGAGGCAGAAACGTTGCTCGAGCAGAGGAGCGCGGAATGAAGAGCTTGCGGAACCGGGCCCTTGTTTTGGGCTTCTCGTGCACCCTCCTCGGCTGCGCCACGTCGGGGGGGGCTTCGGATGGCTTTGGCAGCGCGGGTGATCCCGGGCAGGTGGCTGCGGCCCTCGCCCGATCGAGCGCCGTACCTTCGACCCCGCGCAACGCGACGGGACGGGCTTTGGCCTTGCTGGCCGGAGAGAGCGGCAGCCAAAGCGTCTTGGTGGCGGTGGACCTGGAAGACAACCGCGTGATCTGGTGCGTCCCGGCCGAGGTCGACGTGCGTGCCGAGGTGGGGCGGGAGGTGGTCGTTTACGGCGATCCCGCAGGCGCTTTGGTGGGCCTCGACGTTCGCACGGGACGCGAGATGTGGCGCGTGGCCTCTCCGCGTCTAGGCACTGGGCCGGCAACGCTGCTCGGGCACGCCGTCGACGGCGAGGGTGTTTTCGCCGTGTACAAAGGGCCGCCCGGCGCAAGCCCGCCCGCGGTCATTCTGGGCCTGTCCGAGCAAGGGACGCAGCGGTTTCGCCGTCCGCTCGACGAGCGGGTGGGAGCTCCAGCTGCCCGGGGCGGCGTGGTCGCTGTTCCCCAGCGCTCTCAATTCGTGACCCTGCTCGATGGACGCACGGGTGAGTCGCTCGCGGACATTCTCGCCCGCGACGAGGCGGCCGCCTTCGTGCGGGGCTTGCCCGAGGGCTTCATGTACGGATCTCAGGGTGTGTTCGTGGCGTCGAGGAAAACCGCGCTCGGCACCCACGCGGGAGGCGGGTACCTCAAGGCGAAGCTTCCCGAGTTCGTGCGCCCCGTCTACCACTACGACATGTACAAACCGGCACACGCCCGCCACTCGGCGATCGATAGGAACCGGCTGCTGTGGCGCGTGTCGGGCTCTCCCGACGCTCCCGCGTTCCGCAACGGTCAGGTCGTGGTGCACAATTTCCGCTTCTTTTTCGGGTTGGACGCCGCCACCGCGGATCTGACCTGGGCCTACAGCCACCCGCGGCTCGACGCCATTGGCGCCGTCCATACGGGACCTGCGCTGGTCTTCGCGGACGCCGAGGGTAACCTGGGCGCGCTCGAGGCACGCTCGGGGCGCCTCCTGATGAGCGCCGCGCCCGCGGGCTTGGGGGCGCTCAAGGTTCGAGGGGCGTCCTTCGATGCGGAGGGGTTTGGCAAACCCGGCCCTGGTGCACAGCCCTCCGTATCGATCTCGGAGGCGCTCAAGGCCATCGCGCTCGATCCGGACAAGCGCTTTCACGACGTGCAGGTCTTTGCAATCGAGCAGCTCTCGCGGTCGGAGGCACCGGGCGTCACGGCCGCCTTGCTGGAGGTGCTGCAACGGGGCGAGGGCGAACCCTACCTGCTCGAGAAGGCTGCCGACAGCCTCGTCGAGCGGCAGGATCCGCGCTCGCTGCCGCTCTTTTTGGAGGCCATCGAGGTCAAGCCCGATTACGCCGAAGGTCGCGCGCCCCAGCGGCTCGAGCTCATCGCCCGGGCGCTGGCGAAGCTGGGGGCCCGGGACGCCATGCCGGCGTTGGTCGACCACATTCGCTTGCCGCAGACCGACCCCAGCGCCGTGTCCGAAATCGCCGCGGCCGTGATCGCTCTCGAGGCCAAGGAGGTGATAGCCGCCTTCCGTGACTACCTCAGCCAATACCGGGCGGATCCGGCCTTTATGAGTCAGCCTGGTGCTCTCATTGCGGCCGCCAACGTGCTCGCGAGGTTGGGCGATACGCAAGACCGGACCTTGCTCCTGTACGTGGCCGAGGAGCCGAAGACCCTCTCGTCGCTCAAGGTCGCCATCGAGCGCCTCCTCGCGGAAAGTAGCGGTGGGCCTGAGGTGACGCCGCGGGCGTATTGAAGCAAGACGCACTCAAACCGGCGCACGGAGGTGCCGACATCCTAGTGGGGACGACTCTGGCGGCGAGAATGGTCTTTGGTGCAAAGCGATTTACATGTTTTCGTGTGCACGGGGCCCGTTTGCGGCGACGAGGGGACAGCTTTGTGCGACGCGACACGATGTCTCGTGGACGAGCGAGGCTGGTCGGAGTCCCTGCAGGTTCACCGGGAGATTTGTTTGGGCTATTGCCACCAAGGCCCCAACGTCATGCTCGCCGTGGGGACCAACGCCTTCGGCCACGCGCCGGTGCCAGGTTCCCCGGGCAGCGAGATCTTCCACGAGGTCGACCTTGCACGGCTGACGGCGCTGCTCGCAGCGCGCAGGGGCGAGGGGCAGGTGGCTCCGGCCGCGGAACCTGGAACGAAGCGTGGAGGGTGAAGGACTTTCCCCCGATGACGAAGCTGTTGTATGGTGCACCTCGACAATCGGCCCGCCACGCCGGCGGGGTGGTGGGCACGGGGTGGCGGTTGCCCGAGGTGGGCGCCCGAAGGCAGTGTGCGGGAATTGCGGAACGCCGCGAAGTGGCATAAGGATTCATTTGGACATGCGGAACGCTCAACGGACGCTTGGCCTTTTTGCAGGCCTGGGATTTGCGACGCTCGTAGGCTGTAACAACTCGGCCAACCAGGAGCTCATGACGAGGCTCAACGAGGCTGGCGACAAGCTGCTTGCGTGCAAGAAGGAAACAAACGACCTCACGAACGAGGTCAAGAGCCTCAAGCGTCAGCTGGCCACGGCGATGGCCGATCCCAGCAAGCTGGTCCTCAAAGATCCCGAGATCATCGAGCTCATCGCCGACCTACGCGGGGGCGAAGGTGGCGAGATCGGGGTGGGCAAGGGCGACCTGAACCCGGCCGCAGCCAGCAAGATCGTGATGGACGGCGCCCGGGCTTTGCAGCAGTGCTACGAGCGGGCGCTCAAGAAAAATGCCTCGCTGCAGGCGAGGGCGGGGGTGCAGCTCCTGCTCGGGCTTACCGTAGACGCGGGAGGCAGGGTCAACGACGTTTCGGTGCGTCCCTCGATCGACGCGAGCCTCAACGAGTGCATCGAGAGCGTGGCCAAGCGCTGGAAGTTCCCCAAGTTCACCGGCGACGCCGTGACGATCGAGCAGAAAATCATGCTCACGCCCAAGACCTGAGCCGGGCGCCCCTTCGAGAATTGCGCGCAGGCTGCGGGGGCGTCACCCTTGCGGGTTCCATGAGGCGCCTCTATCTCGACCACAACGCCACGACCCCCATGGGCGTTGCCGCCCGCGAGGCGTTCATCAATGCGCTTGCGGACTGGGGGAACCCCTCGAGCGTGCACACCCTCGGAAGGCGGGCGCGCAACGTCGTGGAGACGGCGCGGCGCCAGGTGGCGGGGCTTTTGGGCTGCGACACCGACGAGCTCGTGTTTGTATCGGGTGGGACCGAAGGAGACAACCTCGCCATCCGGGGCTTGGCGCTTGCGGCGCGGGCACAGCGCCCCCCGAGCGACAAGCCTCCCCACGTGATCTCGACACGCCTCGAGCATCCCGCCGTGAGGGGCGCGTTGAACGAGCTGGTGCGCGAGGGGTTCGAGCTGACGGATCTACCCGTCAGCGCCGAGGGGATGGTAAACCCCGAGACCCTCGCTGCCGCCTTGAGGCCCGAGACGGTTCTCGTGAGCGTGGCCTTGGCCAACCATGAGGTGGGCGCCTTGGCCCCCGTGGCGGCGCTGGCGGCCCGCGCGCACGCCGCGGGCGCTTGGTTTCACACAGACGCGGTGCAGGCGGCTGGCCGCATCCCCGTACGCTTACGCGATCTGGGGGTGGACGCGGCCACCGTGTCCAGCCACAAGCTTCACGGGCCAAAGGGCGTGGGGGCGGTGTTCGTGCGGAGGGGCCTCGTGCCGCACCCGCTGGTCACCGGCGGCCATCAGGAGTACGAGCGGAGGGGGGGCACCGAGAACACGCCGGCCCTGGCGGGTTTTGGGGCCGCGTGTGCCGAGGCCGAGGTGCGCCTGGAGGCGGACGCTGCCCAGACCGCGGCATTGCGAGACCGTCTCGAAGGCCAGCTGCTGGCGATCCCTGGTGCCCGGCGGCACGGGCCTGCCGCGGACCGCCGCGTGCCGGGGACCCTCAACGTCGGTTTCGGGGGGGCGCGTGGCGAGCTGGTGGTGATCGGTCTCGATCTCGAAGGCGTCTGCGCTTCGACGGGCGCGGCGTGTACCTCGGGCTCGGTCGAACCCTCGGCGGTTCTGCTGGCCATGGGCCTCACCGTGAAAGAGGCGCGAGAAGCGGTGCGGTTTTCGCTGGGCCGCGAGACGACCCTCACCGAGGTGGACGAAGCCGCGGCCTTGGTGGCCCGGGTGGTGGAACGGGTCAGGGCGGCGGCCGACAAATGAGGCGCCTGCCCCGACGCAGGCCATAAGGCCTCGCGTGCACGGCCGCATCGAGCAAACTGTCCACAGGACATCTTGTTCGGATGCTCAACCTGAGCGAAGTTGAGTCCCTTGATTTCGTTCAGGTTTTGGGTGGCCCCGGCTGTGTTCCTAGGTGCGAACGTGCTCACATGAACCCGCGCATCGGCCCCTTGCTCGAAAATTTCACGCCTCGTCCGCAGGCGCGATACGTGCTCGCTCCATGACGGTGGCTTCGGCCGGACTTCACCCCGACTCCGGGGGCCCATCCGCGCGTACGGCAGGGGCCTGGCCCTTCGTCCCCCACGTGCGCCTGTTCACGGAGCGCCTGGTGGCCGCGGCGAGCCTGGGCGCGCGGGAGGAAGAGGTGCTTGCTGCGGTGATCGAGCTTGGTTTCGTGTATGGCAGCACCCGCGTGGGAGCGAGCGCGGCGTGGTCACCCGATGCCGCTCGCGTCACGCGGGATTTTGGCGCCGAGGCCCGGGCACGACAGGTGTTGGAGAGCTTCGGCCCCGTCGAGCTCTCCGTGCTCGACACCCACGAAGCCCCCCTGGGCTGCAAGGCCGGCTACGTGGTGGGCATCGACGCCGACGACGCCGCTCGGTGCAGCTTCACGGCGTCCGCCCTCCCTCAGCTGCGGAAGCTGGGGTTCTCCGTGGAGCTGGCCCCCGATTATCCGTGGCAGGTCGTGGCCTCCGAGACGGCGTGGTACGCGAACGTGAGCGCCACGGACCCTCCCCCGGGCGACGAAAAGCCCGACTGGTTCAGCCTGGAGCTGGGGATCGAGCTGGACGGACGCAAGGTCAACCTGTTGCCAGCGCTTCTCGATCTCATCGAACGGGGCGGCGGGCCCGATGCCTTCGATACGCTCGTGCCGTGTCGGGGACGGCCCGTGGCCATCCCGGTCGACGACAATCGCTTCGTCTTGATTCCCCCTGAGCGGCTCCGCGTTCTCTTCAAGGTCTTGACCGACCTTTACCGGTTCGAAGGGGACGGAGACGCCGTGAAGTTCACGGCCATGCAGGCTCAAGCGTTGGCCGAGCTCGAGGGGGCGTTCGGCGGCGACCATTCCCCGGGTGAGCTGCGCTGGGAGGGCGCACAAGAGGTCCGAGACAAGGGCCGTGCCTGGAGCCTGAGGCCGCGGATCGATCTCGAACCTCCCAAGGGTCTTCAAGCCACCTTGCGTTCGTACCAACAAGAGGGCCTTGGCTGGCTCCAGCACATACGAAACAGCGACGCCGGCGGCATCCTGGCCGACGACATGGGCCTTGGCAAAACCCTCCAGACCATCGCGCACATCGCCGCTGAAAAGGAGGCAGGCCGCCTGGATCTGCCCGCCGTGGTGGTCACCTTGACGAGCCTTTCGGGAAACTGGCGCAGGGAGATCGAAAAGTTCGCGCCAGACTTGCGTGTCGTGGTGATGCACGGGCCGCAGCGCAAGAGCCTGCGCTATCTCGCCCGGAGAACCGACGTGGTGATCACCACGTATCCCCTGTTGGTGCGGGACGCGGACTTTTACGAGTCGACGCCTTTTCACATGCTGATCTTGGACGAAGCGCAGGCCATAAAAAACGCGCGGAGCCAGGCGCATCAGGCCGTCAAGACGGTCAACGCGCGGCACCGGCTGTGCCTGACGGGCACGCCGATCGAAAACGGCCTGGACGAGCTGTGGGCCCAGTTCGATTTCCTGATGCCCGGCCTGCTCGGCAGCGCCGATTGGTTCAAACAAAAATACGTGGTGCCGATCGAGCGAGAAGGCAGCCGCCGGAGGCTCGAGGAGCTCCGCGGGCAGGTCTCGCCCTTCATGCTCCGGCGCACGAAGGAGCAGGTGGCCACGGAGCTGCCGCCCAAAACCGAGATCGTGCGGCCGGTGGAGCTGCGCGGACCGCAGCGGGACCTCTACGAAAGCATTCGTCTGGCCGCGCACGCCCAGGTACGCCAGGCGATCTCCGAAAAGGGGTTTTCCGCGTCGTCGTTCACCATCCTCGACGCGCTCATGAAGCTGCGCCAAGTGTGCTGCGATCCGCGCCTCGTGCCGCTCGAGTCGGCGCAGTCCGTGAAGAACTCGGCCAAGTTCGAGACCCTGATGGAGCTTCTCGAGCAGCAACTGCCGCGGGGCCGACGCGCGCTGGTGTTCTCTCAGTTCGCGTCCATGTTGAATCTGATTGGGCAAGGCCTCACACAGCGGGACATTCGTTTCGTATCCCTCACGGGGGCCACCCCGAACCGTCAGAAGGTGGTGGATGCGTTCGAGGGTCGCCAGGTGGACGTGTTCTTGATCAGCCTCAAGGCCGGGGGGACCGGTCTCAATCTGACCAGCGCCGATACGGTGATCCACTACGACCCGTGGTGGAACCCCGCCATCCAGGCCCAGGCCACGGACCGGGCCTATCGGATCGGGCAGACCAAGCCCGTGTTCGTCTACAACCTGATCGCCGCAGGCAGCGTCGAGGAGCGGATGCTGGGCCTGCAGCGCCGCAAAAAGGCCTTGGCTGACGGCATTCTGGGCGACACCCGCGCCCAGGGCGCGCGGCTGACGCTGGACGACGTGAACGGCCTGATGGCGCCCTTGTCCGACGGCGACGGCTGACGGGCCTTCCGGGGCGTGGGCAACTTCGTCGATGAGGTCGCCTCGACCTTGGGCGTGGGCTATAGTGCTCCGCCTCCGAGGTGATGTGATGGCGCGCGAACGCATAGTTGTGGCCATGTCCGGCGGGGTCGATTCGTCGACCGCGGCGGGCGTTCTGTGTGAAGCCGGATACGACGTGGTGGGGGTGACGCTGAAGCTCTATGACGCTTCGGGTACGGCGGCGAGCATCGGGGGCCGCTGCTGTAGCCCGCGTGACATCGAAGACGCGCGCGCCACCGCGGCCCAGCTGGGATTTGCCCACTACGTGCTCGACGAGGTGGAGGCCTTCAACGAGTCCGTGATCGACGACTTCGTCAGCGAGTACAGCGCCGGCCGCACACCGAACCCCTGCGTCAAGTGCAACGAGAAGATCAAGTTTGGTCCGCTCGTCGCCTTCGCCAACGCGGTGGGGGCGAGCCGCCTGGCCACCGGCCACTACGCGCGGCTCGCCGAGGGGCCTTCAGGGCCGCGTCTCTTGAGGGCGGTCGACGAGGACAAGGACCAGTCGTACTTCCTCTTCGGGGTGCGTCCCGAGCTGTTTCGGAAGGTGATGTTTCCGCTCGGCGATCTGCGCAAAGAACAGACCCGTGACGTGGCCCGGCGGCTGGGCTTGCCGAACTGCGACAAGCCCGATTCCCAGCAGCTGTGTTTCATCCCGGATGGTGACCACAAGGCCTTCATCACGAAGCGCGGTGGCGGTGGTCGAGCGGGAGCCGTGCTGAACGAAAAGGGCGAGACCCTGGCGCAGCACGAAGGCACCCACCACTTCACCGTCGGACAGCGCAAAGGCCTTCCAGGTGTCGATGGGGTGAAGCGGTTCGTCGTTCGCATCGATCCGGCCACGGGCACCGTCTACACGGGACCCCGGGACCAGCTGGGGCGTCGCGAGGTCGGGGTGGAAAGCATGCGGTGGTGGGGACCCGTGCCCACGGCGCCCGTGCGGGCCGCCGTGCAGATCCGGCATCACAGCAAGCCCCGCGCGGCCGTGGTGCATCCGGAGGGGCCTGACGCCGCCTTGGTGGTCTTCGACGATCCCCAGGAGGGCGTCGCCCCGGGACAGGCCGCGGTGGTGTACGGAGACGAGGTCGTTTTGGGGGGCGGCTGGATCGCGGCGGCCCCGCCACCAAGGCCGGAGCCGGTTGCCGTCCGGCCCGAGGCGTAAGCTTCGCGCCCGCTCAGTGATTGCCCCGCTCGGGCACCTCGGCCCCGCTGCCCCCACGCAGGAAATCGAAGTCGCAGCCCTCGTTGGCTTGCAAGACGTGGTCGCCGAAAAGTTTTGCGTACCCACGGGTCGCTGTGGCCGGGCGAGGCGAAAAGGCAGCCTGGCGTCGGGTCAACTCTTCGGGGCTCACCTCGAGGTGCAGCGTTCGTGCTGCCACGTCGAGCGCGATGACGTCGCCCGTGCGCACGAGCGCCAGGGGCCCCCCGATCGCCGCCTCGGGCGCGGCGTGCAGCACGACCGTTCCGTAGGCGGTGCCGCTCATGCGTGCATCCGAGATGCGAACCATGTCCGTGATCCCTTGCTGCAGGATCTTTTTGGGCAGAGCGAAGTTGCCGACCTCCGGGAAACCTGGATAGCCCCTGGGGCCACACATCCTCAGGACGAGCACCGCGTCGGGGGTTACGGGCAACGCCGGGTCGTCGACGCGCCGGTGGTAGTCGTCCATGTCCTCGAAGACGAGGGCGGGCCCCCGGTGCTTCATCAGGCTGGGTGAGGCCGCCGAGGGCTTGAGAACGGCTCCATCCGGGCACAAATTGCCCCGGAGCACAGCGATGCCGCCTTGGTCCTTGAAGGGCGCGGCCAGGGGGCGAATTACGTCGCGGTCGTAGCAGGGGGCGTCCTTGACGTTCTCCCAGAGGGTCTTGCCGTTGACCGTCAAGGCGTCCTTGTGAAGATGGTCTGCGAGCTCCCGCAGCACGGCTGGCAGCCCGCCCGCGTAATAAAAATCTTCCATCAAAAAGCGGCCCGACGGCATGAGATCGACCAGGCAAGGCACGTCGCGGCCCAGGCGGTCCCAATCGTCGAGGCTGAGCGCGACGCCCAGCCGACCCGCGAGGGCCAGCAGATGCACGACCGCGTTCGTGGAGCCGCCGATCGCGCCGTTGACCCGGATGGCGTTTTCGAAGGCCGCCTTGGTGAGCACCTGCGACAGGCGCAGATCTTCGTGGACCATTTCCACGATGCGGCGACCGGTCAGGTGCGCGAGCACCGCCCGCCGCGCGTCCACCGCAGGGATGGCGGCGTTGGTGGGGAGGCTCGCGCCGAGAGCCTCGACCATTGACGCCATGGTGGACGCCGTACCCATGGTCATGCACGAGCCCGGGGAGCGTGACATGCACGCCTCGGCCTCGTGGACGTCGGCCTCGGTCCAGGCGCCCGTCTTGAGCTTGCTGGTGATCTCCCAGATGGCCGTGCCCGACCCGATGGTTTTGCCGCGAAACCGGCCATTCAGCATGGGCCCACCGGAAAGGGTGATCGTGGGCAGGTCGCAGCTGGCGGCCCCCATCATCAGCGCGGGCGTGGTTTTGTCGCAGCCCACGAGCAGCACCACGCCGTCGACGGGGTTGGCGCGGATCGTCTCTTCCACGTCCATGCTCGCCAAATTGCGAAACATCATCGTGGTGGGACGCATGAGCGTCTCGCCGAGGCTCATCACGGGGAACTCGAGGGGAAACCCGCCCGCCTCGTAGACGCCGCGCTTGACGTGATCGGCCAGCTGGCGCAGGTGCCCGTTGCACGGGGTCAGCTCTGACCAGGTGTTGCAGATCCCGATGACGGGGCGCCCATCGAACAGATGAGACGGGTGCCCTTGGTTGCGCATCCACGAACGGTGCACCAGGCCCTCGGGTTCGGGGCGCGCGAACCAACCGGCGCTGCGGAGGGGGCGTCGGCCAGCTGGCCGTTTGGGATCGCCTGCGTCTGACATGCTCGCATTCTCGCGAGCCGCCCTCGGGACGCAAGCGTCTTGTGGGGCGCTTTTTCGGCAGCGCCCCAAGGCGCTCAGCCGGCCCGGCGGTGGCGGCGCATCAACACGAGATCGTCGACCTCGCGGGCGGCCTTCTGGTCGCCGGCGCGGACGAGTTCGTCCCGCCGGGACTCGGCGATACGACGGATGGCCTCGGCCCGGGCGTGCACCGAAAGGTAGCTCGTGCGCGAGGACCCCTGGGCCGTCCGGGCGGCCTGCAGGGCGCGCTCGGCGTCCACGACCGAGCGGCGCGCATGGCCGTGAGCGCTATCCACCAGCTCCCAGAAGCCGGCCGGCCCGGCCGCGCGATGGTCGGCGAGAGCCCGGTGTCGGGCCTGCTCGAGCGCGTCTTGTGAATCGCTCAGCTTCCGGTTGGCTGCCGCCAAGGCCTGCAAGCTGCGCTCTTCGCGGTTTTCTTCCAGGCGCACCACGGGATCGAGTCGCGTGCGGGGAGGCATCGGGAGGAAGTCATCGGCAGCTGCGGGAGGGCGCTTGAGCGGGCTGCGCACCGGTGTCCAGCGCAGAGCACGTCGAGACAGAAGTGTGGCGCAACGGCTTGGCCCTGGTCTTGCTGCTGGTCTCGACAAGGCAGAAACGTGACGGAGGGGAACAACCCTCGAGGAGATCGACGATGCTGCGTTCGCTTTACACCGCCGCCACCGGCATGGAAGCCCAACAGTTCCAGATGGACACGATCGCCAACAACCTGGCCAACGTGAGCACCACGGGCTTCAAGCGCAACCGCGCGCAATTCGAAGACCTGCTCTCCGAGACGCTGCAGCCGGCCGGCGCTCCGACCCTTCAAGGGGGGGGGCGACCTTCCCCCCTGCAGGTGGGCCTGGGCGTGCGCACGGTGTCCTCGACCCGCAGCTTCTCCCAGGGTGACATGGTGACCACGAACAACCCCCTGGACCTGGCCGTGATGGGCGACGGGTTCTTCCGGGTTCAACGCACCAACGGCGAGCTCGCCTACTCGCGTGCCGGCAACTTCCGCATCGACTCGGCCGGCAGGCTCTCCACCCAGGCCGGCGAGCTGGTGGACCCGGGCATCACGGTGCCCCAGGACGCCACAGAGATCACGGCGCGTCCCGAGGGCATCGTGACGGCGAAGGTGGCCGGCCGTGAGGAGCCCCTCGAACTTGGGACCCTCGAGCTCGTGATGTTTTCGAACCCCGAGGGGCTCGAGGCGATAGGGGGGAACTTGCTCCGGTCCACGGTGGCGAGCGGCGTTCCCATCATGGTTCGCCCGGGTGAGCAAGGCGCTGGCACCATCTTGCAGGGCTTCACCGAAGGCTCGAACGTCAAGGCGGTCGAGGAGATGATCGGTCTCATCTCCACCCAACGCTCGTACGAGCTCAACTCGAAGGTGATCTCGACAGCGGATCAGATGCTGCAGCGCTTGACCAACCTGCGTTGAGACGACGGCCATGAAGTTCGGCGTATCACATCTGCTCGCGGCGGCGCTCGTTTGGGGCCAAGCCGCACCGGCACGCGCCGTCGATCGGGGCCAAACGCACGAGCAGGTGCGCGCCCTCGTGGAGCAGGCGGCGACAGGCGCGGTGACCCTGGCCGAAGCGCGGGTGACGATTGGGCGCACCACCGTGCGCCTGCCTCGCGGGTGCAAGGCGCTTGCTGCCGTGGTCGATCGACCCATTCAGGGCTCTGGCACGCTGGTGGCGAAACTGAACGGCCAAAACCGGGAGCAAGAGACCTGTGCGGGATGGGTTCGCGCGGACGTGACGGTGACCGCGCCCGTGATGATCGCAGCCCGGGTGCTGCGGGCTGGCGAGCCGCTCGACCTGGCCACGACGGTGGAGTGGAGGGAGATCGGGCCCGGGGCGACGCCGGCGGTCCCCAGAGCCGGGGCCTTCGCTGCGCGCACATTGATGGCCGGGCAGGTGCTGGACGCCGCCTCGGTGCGCGCCGATCGGCTTGCCTCGGGAGGTCAGGTCAAGGTGACGGTGCGCTCTGGGGGCGTGACGATCGAGCAGTCCGGTCGCCTCGTGTCCTGCGGCGCTGACCGCACGTGCGCGGTGCTGCCCTCGGGCAAGCACGTCGAAGGCGTGATGGAGGACGGCCGCCTGGTCGTACGCGCGCCATGAGGGCAGGGGCTTGCCGGGCTCTCCTGGGGCCCTTCCTTGCGCTCTTCCTTGCATGGGGACCTGGCTGCGGCAGCGGCCACATCAACGAATATCAACCGAAACGACGAAAGTACGATTTGCCTGCGGAACAACAAGACGTCGACAAGCCCTACTCGGAGGGCAGCCTTTGGCTTCCGGGTCGGCCTGCGTCCATGTTGTTCACGGACGCCCGCGCGCTGCGGGTCAACGACATCGTGGTGGTAAAGATCGAGGAGGTCGCCGACGCTCACCGTCGGGCCGACACCAACCTGGATCGAGAGTCCACCGCCGAGGCCAAGATTGACGCCTTTTTGGGCATGCTCAAGAAGCTTGAAGGCATCGACCCGGACTTCGAGGCCAAGCTGGCCGGCGGCTCGAAGAGCAGCTTCAAGGGCCAGGGGCGCACGGCACGCAGCGAGTATTTTCAGGCCACCGTGCCCGCCACCGTGCGGACGGTGCTGCCGAACGGGAACCTCTTCGTGGAAGGCCATCGGGTCATTTTGGTGAACAGCGAAGAGCAGCACTTCTACATTTCGGGCGTGGTGCGTCCCATCGACATCGACCAGGAAAACAGCGTGAAGAGCTCGA
Proteins encoded in this window:
- a CDS encoding dihydroxy-acid dehydratase — its product is MSDAGDPKRPAGRRPLRSAGWFARPEPEGLVHRSWMRNQGHPSHLFDGRPVIGICNTWSELTPCNGHLRQLADHVKRGVYEAGGFPLEFPVMSLGETLMRPTTMMFRNLASMDVEETIRANPVDGVVLLVGCDKTTPALMMGAASCDLPTITLSGGPMLNGRFRGKTIGSGTAIWEITSKLKTGAWTEADVHEAEACMSRSPGSCMTMGTASTMASMVEALGASLPTNAAIPAVDARRAVLAHLTGRRIVEMVHEDLRLSQVLTKAAFENAIRVNGAIGGSTNAVVHLLALAGRLGVALSLDDWDRLGRDVPCLVDLMPSGRFLMEDFYYAGGLPAVLRELADHLHKDALTVNGKTLWENVKDAPCYDRDVIRPLAAPFKDQGGIAVLRGNLCPDGAVLKPSAASPSLMKHRGPALVFEDMDDYHRRVDDPALPVTPDAVLVLRMCGPRGYPGFPEVGNFALPKKILQQGITDMVRISDARMSGTAYGTVVLHAAPEAAIGGPLALVRTGDVIALDVAARTLHLEVSPEELTRRQAAFSPRPATATRGYAKLFGDHVLQANEGCDFDFLRGGSGAEVPERGNH
- the flgG gene encoding flagellar basal-body rod protein FlgG, whose product is MLRSLYTAATGMEAQQFQMDTIANNLANVSTTGFKRNRAQFEDLLSETLQPAGAPTLQGGGRPSPLQVGLGVRTVSSTRSFSQGDMVTTNNPLDLAVMGDGFFRVQRTNGELAYSRAGNFRIDSAGRLSTQAGELVDPGITVPQDATEITARPEGIVTAKVAGREEPLELGTLELVMFSNPEGLEAIGGNLLRSTVASGVPIMVRPGEQGAGTILQGFTEGSNVKAVEEMIGLISTQRSYELNSKVISTADQMLQRLTNLR
- a CDS encoding flagellar basal body L-ring protein FlgH, coding for MRAGACRALLGPFLALFLAWGPGCGSGHINEYQPKRRKYDLPAEQQDVDKPYSEGSLWLPGRPASMLFTDARALRVNDIVVVKIEEVADAHRRADTNLDRESTAEAKIDAFLGMLKKLEGIDPDFEAKLAGGSKSSFKGQGRTARSEYFQATVPATVRTVLPNGNLFVEGHRVILVNSEEQHFYISGVVRPIDIDQENSVKSSMVADAEIEFVGKGVLTENQRQGFLSRYLGWLWPF